In Salvelinus sp. IW2-2015 unplaced genomic scaffold, ASM291031v2 Un_scaffold2015, whole genome shotgun sequence, the DNA window ACAGAGACACTTCGTACAACCTGGTCAGAATATRcacacacagcacaacaaccacaacatgaATATGATATCAGAACATTCCCAATGGTGTGACAGTGGAATGGACGCGAGGTTGTAAAACATTTCCCCAAATATATTTCCATGGTGATGAGTGGAAAAGGTAATGCCACAGCCAAAATACACTCAGAKACAGAACACCACCCTGAAATAAMGATCCTACCTGCCCTGATTTGAAAACCCCATGATAAGCATTAGTGAATCAGTGCTAATGGACTCTTTTTTTCCCAGACGGGTGGGGTGGTTGGTTACCTGTAGAGGTTGATGTCAGTGAACCAGTCTTGAATCACAATGACCACGTGGCACACTGTGAACAGGAAGGCAGTGATCTGAAGAGACTGATTAAAAAGAGCAGAGGTGAAAGAGTGAGTTAACACCTTGAGAGAACAGTAGAACTTACAAACCAACTTCAATATACAGTATGGAAACACGTTATGCAAACAGACAGATGTTTTAAGACTCAATCATAAGAATGGATCAGATTAGACAGGAAGTAGCTCTCCTTTAGAGCCTTTGTTGCCCAGTGCCCCCTGCTGGCCTTTCACTGACCTGCATCTCCACATAGGTGTGAGGGAGGTTGTACTCTGGAGGCAGCTTGCGGTCGTTGTTGATGAGGTGATCCAAAATGGAGGGGCTGAGAATGGGCTGGCggaacacacagagcagaggaaCACATTGGTATAGAAAATAACATTGGAGCAAGAGGAATGGTACATGGATAAATACCAAATTAGAGATACAGCAAATTGCCTTAAATGCTGATGCTTTAATCTGACCTGTGTGTCCAAGAAGATTACTCTTTCCTGGGTAATGTAGAAGTCAATACCAGTGCTctggttccctcctctctctttgatCTCCTGAGTCTGGGCCCTGAACACATAgcccctacacaaacacacacaggcctgtcagacacacagatacaataAAACCCATCTGTTACCGTTTACTTTCAAATTTAATTACATTCATTTAGACTATAACAATATACAACACAATATTCCCTGTCTTTATAGATGGAAAGAGCTCCATGTAAGGAYMTGCCAATAGYACAATACCTTTGGTCTTCTTCAGGTGCGTTGGCAGACAGGAGAGACATGATGGTGGATTTCCCTGTTCCCTGCAGGCCAATGACTCCCACTACCAACATGTCTGTCTGGTCCCTTAGGTACTGTaacacaggacaacacaacaTGTCTGTCTGGCTCAGTGTTCCTCTGGAAAAATGTGTAGCAGTGGGGAAAAAGGTCGCAGTGGAGGGGGTTAAGAGGTGGGTCCGGATCTCCCCGGAATTTTTTTATGTAGAAGGACTGAGAAGCACATTTCTTGTGATTTTTTTAAAAGCCCCTTccccaaaatgaatgaaaataaaattatGCTGACACCATCTAAATTATAATTTTCAACTTCAGAAGTGAGCCCAATAATATATTGGTAAAATTATTTTAATATATTGCACCATGCATGGTCAATATTATCAGGTATGGtattagcaataagcattatcacctgtagcccaacCAAAAAAAGGCATAGTTGCAAGAAATAAATTAGCTGAAGCATGGTGTCACGACCTGCATTTACCCTATTGagctaatcattagctagatcccAAATGGGATCTTttaattaaaacttcttaaggctagggggcgatattttcacgtccggatgaaaaacgtgcccaaagtaaactgcctgctactcaggcccagaagctaggatatgcatattattagtagatttcgatagaaaacactctgaagtttctaaaactggttgaatgatgtctgagtataacagaacttatttgtcaggcgaaaccccgaggacaaaccatcaagaaaaaaaaaaataattgaggtcactcttttcaatgggttttctacGGGGATCtggatttctaaggcacttgcttgcagttcctatcgcttccactggatgtcaatagtctttagaaattggtttatgtttttcctttgtgtaatgaagaattaAGGCAGTTCAGAACGAgtgtcgagtgaagtgtactgtttgttagaggcgcatgacctgaAAGCACGgtccactttgttttcgtccggtattgaacgcagtttatcccgtcttaaatttgatcgataaTTTACGTAAAAAattacctaaagttgtattaggaaagttgtttgaaatgtttggacaaagattacaggtaacttatgagatattttgtagtcatgttgcgcgagttggaaccYgtgtttttctggatcaaacgcgccaaataattGAACATTTTGGAtaatataacgacggaattaatcgaacaaaaggaccatttgtgatgtttatgggaKatattggagtgccaacagaagaagctcgtcaaaggtaaggcatgaattatatctttatttctgagtttcgTGTCGCGCCtagcgggttgaattatgattgtctgtgtttggtggggtgctatcctcagataatcgcatggtttgctttcgccgtaaagcctttttgaaatctaacacgttggctggattaacaacaagtgtagctttaatttggtgtattgcatgtgtgatttcatgaaagtttaatatttatagtaatttaatttgaatttggcgctctgccatttcaccggatgttgtcaaaacgatcccgttaatgggatttgATCCCTAAGATAGTTAGAATCATATTCATTATTTTTTTGTCCCAAAACAAACTGTGCATTATGAATTGAtgtgcattgactgcttgtcagaatgcATGTTTACCTCCTAATGGCACTCGCAACTTAAATCTGCCTTGAGGGGAATATTTATCTCACATAGAAGGCACAACAACAAACCGATAAGGTAAATAGATAAACTGTTATACTATGGggtttagaggtcgaccgattatgattttacaAACGCcgatattggaggaccaaaaaaagctgataccgattaaatcggacgatttttatttatatatatttgtaataatgacaattacaacaatactgaatgaacacttattttaacttaatataatgcatcaataaaatcaatttagtctcaaataaataatgaaacatgttcaatttggtttaaataatgcaaaaacaaagtgttggagaagaaagtaaaagtgcaatatgtgccatgtaaaaaagctaacgtttaagttccttgctcagaacatatgaaagccggtggttccttttaacatgagtcttcaatattcccaggtaagttttaggttgtagttattataggaattataggaatattatagttattataggaattataggactatttctctctataccatttgtatttcatatacctttgactattggatgttcttataggcactatagtattgccagcctaatctcgggagttgataggcttgaagtcatgcacagcgaagagctgctggcaaaagtAGGAAAGTGcgatttgaatgaatgcttacgaccctgctggtgcctaccaccgctcagtcagactgctccatcaaatatcaaatcatagacttaattataatataataacacacagaaatacgagccttaggtcattaatatgatcaaatccggaaactatcatttcgaaaacaaaacgtttattctttcagtgaaatacggaaccgttKCGTATTTTatttaacgggtggcatccccaagtctaaatattgctgttacattgcacaaccttcaatgttatgtcataattatgtacaattctggcaaattaattacggtctttgttaggaagaaatgttgcgaactgtgtgaagaccgagccaggcggcccaaactgctgcatatacccggactctgcttgcacagaacgcaagagaagtgacacaatttccttagttaaaagaaattcatgttagcaggcaatYttaactaaatatgcaggtttaaaaatatctacttgtgtattgattttaaagaaaggcattgatgtttatggttaggtacacattggtgcaacaacagtgcttgtgcaacaacagtgcttttttcgcgaatggcttgttaaatcatcacccYTTTGGCGAAGTagtaaattaacaggcaccgcatcgattatatgcaatgcaggacaagctagataaactagtaatatcatcaaccatgtagttaactagtgattatgttaagattgatcgtttttttataagataagtttaatgctagctagcaacttaccttggctccttgctgcacttgcaTAACAGGTAgttagcctgccacgcagtctcctcgtggagtgcaatgtaatcagccataatcggtgtccaaaaatgccgattaccgattgttatgataacttgaaatcagccattccgattaatcggtcgacctcgaaTGGGGTTGTCTGGTTTTTCTATTAATTTATTTAGCAAAGGAAAAGTTCATGTGGGCTGTcctagcatcttcaaagtgccaCAGCTAAATGACTGCAGCAGAAACACTGATCTGGTCCCTTAAATACTGTAATGCAGGACAATAAATCTGTTACACAACATGGAACATGTGTAGCCTGGCTACAGATCTGTTACATATATGTATGGCATGACAACAATAATCAGAAGAGCTTTACCTCCATGGCACTGTCACACCAGTTCATCTGATCGTCCACCAGCTTGATGCTGTGCTTCATCTTCTCAGGGGGGACGAGCTTGGTCTGGCCAATCACAGCTGTAAGTAACGTGCATGTGTTAGAGATTGTATTCCCTGCTACAGTAAGTAAACACTTATGATGGCTAGGGTAATGCTGATGACCAGTATTGACTCACGGTCCACAGCACCGCTGGAAGCAGCTGCTCCCATGCCTCTGTTTTGGATCTGGTAGACAGGTTGGGTAGGGCGCTGGCCCTCCCTCTCTAGCTTTGAGGCCCCAGAGCCAGAGGCCGGAGAAGCCACCTCAGGAGGGGTCCCTGGTTTCCCCCCGTCCTCCCTGGACTTGATGAGCATGATGGGCTTCTCCAGGGCCTGGCCTCCACTGATGGGTACACTCTGGGAAGGCTTGGACTGAAACAAAACAAGAGCCAATGCATTATACTTGTTGTATTTACTGCCAAGAACCATGCATCTGAATTCATTAAAACCTTTAGTCYGCTTACAGACAACAACCTTCAGTAAGAGCATCTCRCCTTACCCGTTCTCCAGGGGGTTTGGCCAGGATGATGGGGGTCTTCTGAAGGAGTGGTCCTGGAGGCTCCTCACTGCCATCCTTCAAAGACCAGATGAGAACTACAATAAACTAAGGTAGCCCATATAGATC includes these proteins:
- the LOC112072734 gene encoding nonsense-mediated mRNA decay factor SMG9; translated protein: MSESGHSQPGMYGQGRRRRRRRDRDVGPPGQNLSGPSRDREYVPRERRDGSEEPPGPLLQKTPIILAKPPGERSKPSQSVPISGGQALEKPIMLIKSREDGGKPGTPPEVASPASGSGASKLEREGQRPTQPVYQIQNRGMGAAASSGAVDPVIGQTKLVPPEKMKHSIKLVDDQMNWCDSAMEYLRDQTDMLVVGVIGLQGTGKSTIMSLLSANAPEEDQRGYVFRAQTQEIKERGGNQSTGIDFYITQERVIFLDTQPILSPSILDHLINNDRKLPPEYNLPHTYVEMQSLQITAFLFTVCHVVIVIQDWFTDINLYRFLQTAEMLKPSTPSASHDSTGSSGNEEGSEYYPHIVFLQNKSSRDEFCPRNLKKMHMAVDKLMAHSHLKYKGTLSMLDCNIFPGLDRDYLETEVNMFLLPLMENEGEDALTKAGSGSAPLFSLLPGYRGHPTFSSQVSKLRSQILAMSRCQLSHTILTEKNWFHYAARIWDGVKKSSALSEYSRLQA